One genomic segment of Hugenholtzia roseola DSM 9546 includes these proteins:
- a CDS encoding sensor histidine kinase: protein MASKMLYPRPRILASLLVLLGSMLAFCFFLLEEDYLFTTLLLGAALIYQIALLLKTLMSAEGELTELLEALRNDDFSTLVLPFSLDEKEAPSEEKALKAKNLKQKAQHFWKQTLQNSPPNELRQAVMEAYLHFQEIRQNKERDHQNLLTIIQHIGMGILAYNEKEEIELLNLAARRLLGVNKAEKLDDLQNFAPEWVSTVRQLKTGNRALVKGKKINGEPIDVSVYAIEINRRGESYKYLTFQNIHNELLDREMEAWQNLLRVLTHEIMNSVAPISSLAATIADESEYLKQKYNQNPLDFDDMQLAAQTIQRRSESLVNFMADFRNLSKLPEPKFEQVRLAEIFTHVETLFKADLQESEILFQVEMPAPSFFITADPMLIEQVLINLVKNAAQALESQDDNEHKKICLKSFRNEQGQAIISVKDNAMGIDADAISKIFIPFFSTKKGGSGIGLSLSQQIMRQHKGSISVISETDPQKARGTEFKLTFL, encoded by the coding sequence ATGGCTTCAAAAATGCTCTACCCGCGCCCGCGCATTTTGGCTTCGCTCTTGGTGCTATTGGGTAGTATGCTGGCGTTTTGCTTTTTCCTTTTAGAAGAAGACTATCTCTTCACAACGCTACTCTTGGGGGCTGCCCTCATTTACCAAATCGCCCTGCTGCTCAAAACGCTCATGAGCGCGGAAGGCGAACTAACCGAACTTTTAGAGGCTTTGCGCAACGACGATTTTTCTACCTTAGTCCTCCCCTTTTCCCTCGACGAAAAAGAAGCCCCAAGCGAAGAAAAAGCCTTGAAAGCTAAAAATTTAAAACAAAAAGCACAACATTTTTGGAAACAAACCCTACAAAATAGCCCGCCCAATGAACTAAGGCAGGCAGTCATGGAGGCATACCTGCACTTTCAAGAAATTAGACAAAACAAAGAACGCGACCACCAAAACCTGCTCACCATTATCCAACATATCGGCATGGGCATTTTAGCCTACAACGAAAAAGAGGAAATCGAGCTGCTCAACTTGGCTGCAAGGCGGCTTTTAGGCGTTAATAAAGCTGAAAAATTAGATGATTTACAAAACTTTGCCCCTGAATGGGTTTCTACTGTTCGCCAACTTAAAACGGGAAATCGTGCCTTAGTGAAAGGGAAAAAAATCAATGGCGAACCCATAGACGTATCAGTCTATGCAATAGAGATAAACAGACGTGGGGAAAGTTATAAATACCTTACTTTTCAAAATATTCATAATGAACTATTAGATAGAGAAATGGAAGCCTGGCAAAATTTGCTGCGCGTCCTGACACACGAAATCATGAACTCGGTTGCGCCTATTTCTTCCTTAGCCGCTACGATTGCAGATGAAAGCGAATATTTAAAACAAAAATACAATCAAAATCCTCTGGATTTTGATGACATGCAACTTGCTGCCCAAACAATTCAAAGGCGAAGCGAATCTTTGGTTAATTTTATGGCAGACTTTCGCAATCTTTCTAAGCTACCCGAACCTAAATTTGAGCAGGTGCGTTTAGCCGAAATTTTTACACATGTAGAAACACTTTTTAAAGCAGATTTGCAGGAAAGTGAGATTTTGTTTCAAGTAGAAATGCCTGCGCCTTCGTTTTTCATCACTGCCGACCCCATGCTGATAGAACAGGTTTTGATAAATTTGGTAAAAAATGCCGCCCAAGCTCTTGAAAGTCAAGACGATAACGAACACAAAAAAATATGTCTAAAATCCTTTCGCAACGAACAAGGACAAGCCATTATTTCGGTCAAAGACAATGCAATGGGAATTGATGCAGATGCTATTAGTAAAATTTTTATCCCTTTCTTTTCTACCAAAAAAGGCGGTTCGGGTATCGGATTGAGCCTTTCCCAGCAAATTATGCGGCAGCACAAAGGCTCTATTTCTGTTATTTCAGAAACCGACCCTCAAAAAGCACGTGGAACAGAATTTAAACTTACCTTTCTTTAA
- a CDS encoding tetratricopeptide repeat protein, with protein sequence MSKTFSCFLFISIFGLVLKLESSPIYFDFNAKDIKNYEAALALQTLPSDTIAALPIPSLIENYTEIIRLLLTENPNLLEKWKEREALRLENIELYAQKSKENSPYILFIQAEIKLQWAMVYLKFNQKWEAIWRIRAAHRLLKRNVKAYPDFLPQKKTLGLLAHLLASVPAAYQTWLPLLGISETDYAPAARNALKEAAFSNHIFQKESQLFYFLIEGYLYQNFEKAALQLRKMTGEHKQNQLFKVAYLLLAMKAREHQSAQIWLAQELENKQISLKEPYLDYIAAELALHTRKYAKAIFHYQKFILFYKGNTLIKDAHYKIFLAKWLSKSPDAFSFLEKIKTVGNTNSEVDKHAAQFAAQKKIPASVLIEARLLSDGGEDLKALEILESYQKTKLISDFSQKDWIEFHYRKGRILENLERKKEAKFYYEIVVEKNNNLPHYFAPNAALRLGKFYAAAQDWEKATFYFEKVLSFSTHEYKNSLDQQAKIELKKIKEKSK encoded by the coding sequence ATGTCAAAAACTTTTTCTTGTTTTCTGTTTATTTCCATCTTTGGGCTTGTTCTCAAATTAGAAAGTTCGCCTATTTATTTTGATTTTAATGCGAAAGATATAAAAAATTATGAAGCAGCCCTCGCACTCCAAACCCTGCCCTCTGATACAATAGCCGCTCTGCCTATTCCTTCTTTGATTGAAAATTATACAGAAATAATTAGACTTTTATTAACAGAAAATCCAAATTTATTAGAAAAATGGAAAGAAAGAGAAGCACTAAGACTCGAAAATATTGAACTGTACGCTCAAAAAAGCAAAGAAAATTCGCCTTATATTTTATTTATACAAGCAGAAATTAAATTACAATGGGCGATGGTTTATCTCAAATTCAACCAGAAATGGGAGGCTATCTGGCGTATTCGCGCCGCCCACCGCCTACTCAAACGCAATGTAAAGGCATATCCCGATTTTTTGCCTCAAAAAAAGACACTCGGACTCTTGGCACACCTTTTGGCAAGCGTGCCTGCGGCATACCAAACTTGGTTGCCTTTATTAGGCATTTCCGAAACTGATTATGCTCCTGCGGCGCGAAATGCGCTAAAAGAGGCTGCCTTTTCAAATCATATTTTTCAGAAAGAATCACAACTATTTTATTTTTTAATAGAAGGTTATTTGTATCAAAATTTTGAAAAAGCGGCACTACAACTAAGAAAAATGACAGGGGAGCATAAGCAAAATCAACTCTTTAAAGTGGCTTATCTCTTGCTCGCCATGAAAGCAAGAGAACACCAATCTGCCCAGATTTGGCTTGCACAAGAGCTTGAAAATAAGCAAATTAGCCTGAAAGAACCCTATCTCGATTATATCGCTGCCGAATTAGCCCTGCACACACGAAAATATGCCAAAGCAATTTTTCATTACCAAAAGTTTATACTTTTCTATAAAGGAAATACACTTATAAAAGATGCACATTACAAAATATTTCTTGCCAAATGGCTCTCTAAATCGCCTGATGCTTTTTCTTTTTTAGAAAAAATAAAAACAGTAGGCAACACAAATAGTGAAGTAGATAAGCATGCGGCGCAATTTGCCGCTCAAAAAAAAATCCCTGCTTCGGTGCTGATAGAGGCGCGGTTGCTTTCAGATGGGGGCGAAGACCTGAAAGCCCTTGAAATTTTGGAATCATATCAAAAAACGAAACTAATTTCAGATTTTTCGCAAAAAGATTGGATAGAGTTTCATTATAGAAAGGGTAGGATTTTGGAAAATTTAGAGAGAAAAAAAGAAGCAAAATTTTACTATGAAATCGTAGTAGAAAAAAATAATAACTTACCTCACTACTTTGCGCCAAACGCCGCCTTGCGATTGGGAAAGTTTTATGCGGCAGCGCAGGATTGGGAAAAGGCTACCTTTTATTTCGAGAAAGTCCTATCTTTTTCCACGCATGAATACAAAAATAGTTTAGACCAACAAGCTAAAATAGAATTAAAAAAAATAAAAGAAAAAAGTAAGTAG
- a CDS encoding DivIVA domain-containing protein: MQTVTIAKIKEHTFKKATFGGYRKEEVSEFLANLAEDWQQLHSRNEILEDQIAQARAELQKLKEIEAALLQNLQQTQSASKLTLEQAEKQAQVKLMEAQVRADSLLHQAKEKADALLAQAAQKAEKLITEAKNFSEQTLTETNKELNRLQYAHEFTVQQRQKMLEDLTEFLENSLKKVKRFAEINVENTVPHFQGKVFQMAQKEQLNLQPTSHSASQPAAKPLVDFAQYKEQQKNETAKVDRKNNSEEVANQPLSKEKAPAKSQASEEKAKGLLWDFDDLSF, from the coding sequence TTGCAAACCGTAACTATCGCAAAAATCAAAGAGCATACCTTTAAAAAAGCTACCTTTGGTGGGTATAGAAAAGAGGAGGTAAGCGAATTTTTAGCCAACCTTGCCGAAGATTGGCAGCAACTTCATAGTAGAAATGAAATTTTAGAAGACCAAATTGCACAGGCGCGTGCCGAATTGCAAAAACTCAAAGAAATCGAGGCTGCCTTATTACAAAATTTGCAGCAGACACAAAGTGCTTCCAAACTAACCTTAGAGCAAGCCGAAAAACAGGCGCAGGTCAAACTCATGGAAGCGCAAGTGCGAGCAGATAGCCTCCTGCATCAGGCGAAGGAAAAAGCCGATGCCCTTCTTGCGCAAGCCGCCCAAAAAGCCGAAAAACTCATCACAGAGGCGAAAAACTTTTCTGAACAGACCCTTACCGAAACCAATAAGGAACTCAATCGCCTGCAATATGCGCACGAATTTACGGTACAGCAAAGGCAGAAGATGCTTGAAGATTTGACAGAATTTTTAGAAAATTCGCTTAAAAAAGTAAAGCGTTTTGCCGAAATAAACGTCGAAAATACAGTGCCGCATTTTCAGGGAAAAGTCTTTCAAATGGCGCAAAAGGAGCAATTAAACCTACAACCGACCTCACATTCTGCCTCACAACCTGCCGCCAAACCGCTTGTAGATTTTGCCCAATACAAAGAGCAGCAAAAGAATGAAACGGCGAAAGTAGATAGAAAAAATAACAGCGAAGAAGTGGCAAATCAGCCCCTATCCAAAGAAAAAGCCCCTGCCAAATCGCAGGCTTCCGAAGAAAAAGCCAAAGGTTTGCTTTGGGATTTTGACGATTTGAGTTTTTAA